The genomic window CAACGGCCGCCCCCCACTCAAAATCGGCATCGGCCTCAACCACGGCACCGTCCTCGTCGGCAACATCGGCGCCACCCAACGCAAAGAATTCACCGTCATCGGCGACCCCGTAAACCTCGCCTCCCGCCTCGAAGGCGTCACCAAAATCTTCCACACCGACATCGTCATCTCAGAATCCGTACAAGCTCTCCTCCCCGACACCATCCTCACTCGACTCCTAGCCACTGTCCAAGTCAAAGGCAAAAACGAACCCGTCCGCATCCACGAAGTCATCGCTGACCTCACCACCCCACAACACCCCCCCTATCGCCTCCCCGACTGGGTCAAAACCTACGAAGAAGCACTCTCCTACTACTACCGCCGCAACTTCCACACAGCCCAATCACTCCTCGCTCAATGTCTCCAAAGACACCCCGACGACTACTGCGCACAAGGCTACTACGAACTATGCACCGAATACCTCCGCCACCCCCCCGAACCAAACTGGCAAGGCATCTTCATCCTAGACACAAAATAAACAACCCCACCCACACATCCAAGCTTTGACAAAATCCATTCCTCGTCCTACCCTCACCCCGTACTTCCTCCGCCCGGGGGTATAGCTCAGCTGGTAGAGCGTCTCGTTCGCAATGAGAAGGCCAGGGGTTCGAATCCCCTTACCTCCACTCCCTCACACCGCACGCTGGATAATCGTATCCCGTGCCCACGTCGGATCCGTATAAGGATAATCAATCGTCATATGAAGCCCACGACTCTCCCTCCGCGACAATGCTGAATCCACAATCAACGACGCCACCAACACCAAATTCCTCAGCTCAATCACATCCGCCGTTATCGCATGACTCCAATAATAATCCTTCACCTCTTGCCTCAAATTCCGCAACCGCGCCCCTGCCCGTTGCAGACGCTTCGTGCTCCGCACAATCCCCACATAATCCCACATCAACTGCCGAATCTCCGCCCAATTATGACTAATAACCACCAACTCATCCGGCTCCTGCGCCGGATGACTACGCCACGCCGGAATATCATAATCAGGCATCTTCACCCTCTCCAACTCCACACGAATCTCCTCCGCAGCCCGATGCGCAACAACTAACGCCTCCAACAACGAATTGCTCGCCAGCCGATTCGCCCCATGCAACCCCGTGCACGCCGTCTCCCCAACAGCCCACAACCCAGGAATCGGCGTCCTCCCATTCACATCCGTAAGCACACCCCCACACTGATAATGCGCCGCTGGCACCACAGGAATCGGCATCGACGCCATATCAATCCCAAGCGATAAACACCGCTCATAAATATTCGGAAAACGCCTCACCAAAAAATCCTTCGGACGCCGCGTCATATCAAGATACACACAAGGCGCCCCGCTCTCCTTCATCTCAGCATCGATCGCACGCGCCACCACATCACGCGGAGCAAGCGAGCCTCGCGGATCATATTTCTGCATAAAACTACGCCCCCGCGCATCCACCAACTCACCCCCCTCTCCACGCAAAGCCTCGGAAATCAGAAAATTCCTCGCCTGCGGATGATAAAGACATGTCGGGTGAAACTGCATAAATTCCATGTTCGCAATCGGCGCCCCGATCCGATAAGCCATCGCCACACCATCCCCAGTCGCTATATCCGGATTCGTCGTATACTTGTAAACTTTGCCGCACCCACCCGTCGCTAACACAATCGCCCGCGCCACATAAGTCCGCACCTGGTTCGTCGCCTTCTCCAAAGCATAAACCGCAATACATCTCGGGTTAAGCGTATAGCCCAGCTTCGTCGTCGTAATCAAATCAATAGCCTGCACATTCTCAATCAAACGTATCCGCGGACGCGCAGCAATCGCCCGCAAAAGTGTCGCCTCAATCTCACGCCCCGTGATATCCCCAGCATGCAATATACGTCGCTTGCTATGTCCCCCCTCCTTCGTCAAATCAAGACCGCCACCCTCCTGAACATCACGCTCCGTGAATTTCATCCCCAGCGCCACCAAATCAGCAATCCGCCTTGGCGCCTCCTCCACAATCGTCCGCACCACATCGGGATGACACAACCCCGCCCCCGCCTCAAGCGTATCCCGTATATGCAGCTCAAACGAATCCTCATCCGAAGTCACACAAGCAATCCCCCCCTGTGCATAGTTGGTGTTGGACTCCGCCCGGTCTTTCTTAGTAAGAATCGCCACCGAGCAATAATCCGCCAACCGAATCGCCAAACTCAAACCCGCAATCCCACTTCCAATGATCACACAATCAAAACTCTCAGTCATGGTAACCCCACACCTTATACAACCTCCATCCCGAAAACACGATGCAATTCATGCCCCACCCAAAACTCGATCATCACACACACAACACAATTTTCAACCCCAGCTTAGACACACACACATCTGAGGCACACAAACCCGTGCTGTTCGCACACCCAACACCCCTCCCCAACCCATCCGCAACCCGTATGATGAAACTCTAGTTTTGTCTCACACTGTAGATAATCTAAAAAAACCACACCTATTTCGCCCCTTGCTTTCCAATCAAACCACCGCGTATCGCAAGCTTTCTATTAAAACTGCTCACAAAGCACAAATTCACCTGTAATTAAAACTACATACCGGCCAATCCCATATCCATAGTTAAAAACAACAATAATTTTAAACTTGATCCTCTTTCATCAGAGTGAGCTAGAGCAACTTCCTGTATTACTAAGAATTACATTAATCCTTATCAACTAACGACCCTGTGGATAACCATTCACCAATCCTATCTATATCTACACCTTTCACCAAAAAAACACAATTAAATGATTGAATGATTAGCAAGTTTATCAACAAATGCTTTA from Candidatus Methylacidiphilales bacterium includes these protein-coding regions:
- the nadB gene encoding L-aspartate oxidase, translated to MTESFDCVIIGSGIAGLSLAIRLADYCSVAILTKKDRAESNTNYAQGGIACVTSDEDSFELHIRDTLEAGAGLCHPDVVRTIVEEAPRRIADLVALGMKFTERDVQEGGGLDLTKEGGHSKRRILHAGDITGREIEATLLRAIAARPRIRLIENVQAIDLITTTKLGYTLNPRCIAVYALEKATNQVRTYVARAIVLATGGCGKVYKYTTNPDIATGDGVAMAYRIGAPIANMEFMQFHPTCLYHPQARNFLISEALRGEGGELVDARGRSFMQKYDPRGSLAPRDVVARAIDAEMKESGAPCVYLDMTRRPKDFLVRRFPNIYERCLSLGIDMASMPIPVVPAAHYQCGGVLTDVNGRTPIPGLWAVGETACTGLHGANRLASNSLLEALVVAHRAAEEIRVELERVKMPDYDIPAWRSHPAQEPDELVVISHNWAEIRQLMWDYVGIVRSTKRLQRAGARLRNLRQEVKDYYWSHAITADVIELRNLVLVASLIVDSALSRRESRGLHMTIDYPYTDPTWARDTIIQRAV